The nucleotide window CGTGGGCGGCCTTGATCTTCTCGATGACCCGCGACGCGCGTTCCCGGCTCTCCTCGGTCTCGCCCATGCCGCCGGGGATGAGCATGACGGACCGGGCCGCGTCCCGCTCGACCAGCTCGTCCACCAGCCCGGGGACCTGCGGCGACCCCACGGCCACCACGAACAGGTCGAGCGTGCAGTCGAGGGAAGCCAGGTCGGGCACGCAGGCCGCCCCGTCGATGGTCGTCTCGCCGGGCTTGACGATACGGACCCTGTCCGCAGGGAACCCGGCGTCGAGCACGTTCCTCAGGATGATGCGCCCGAAGTTCTCCCGCGTGGCGGACACGCCGATGATGCCGATGGATTCGGGATGCAGCAGGCTGGTGATCTTTTCCACCGGCCTGGGCGGGGGGACCGTGCCGGGAACGGAAAAGCGGCACATGCCGTCAAGGGGCACCATGAGATAATCGGCGTAGGCGAACGGGTTGATCTCCAGCTCCTCGATGTGAAACGGCGCGTCCGGGTTCTCCGGGGAGTAGTGATTGGCCATGTCGATGAACGAGGAAAAACACTCGATGAGCTGCTCGTCGGTGACGATGCGCCGCTGGCCGCGTGTCAGTCCGGCCAGCTTGCGGTAGGAAATGGTGTCGCGGAACAACTCGAAAAAGGACGGGCCGTCGGTCATGGCCGTGGAGGACAGGGTCACGGCCTGGCCCTTGCGAAACCGCTCGGCATACAGTTCGGTGTCCGTGCCGCCCAGCCCGGAGCCGATGATCATGCCGAACTCGCGGGTCTTGCGGATGCCCACGATCAACTCGTTGCCGAACTCCCTGGAATCCGGCTCCATGTACTGGACCAGCAGCACGCCCCGGATGTCCCCGGCGATGGCGGCGGCGAGGGCTTCGTCCGCAAGGCCTGCATAGGCTTCCGGCGTGGCCTCCGGCTGGCGCTCCAGGTAGGCCGCGTAGCGCTCCGGCACCTCGCTGAGCATGCGCCGCCAGGCGGACCGGATGGCGTCCGGGGAGTTGCGCACCACGCGCACGCCGCCGACCTCGGTCTTGTGGACGATGGTCGGGGAGACGATCTTGAGGACCGCCCTGTCGCCGGTCAACCCGGCAAGCTGCTCGTCCTCCAGTCGCTCACCCCGTTTCAGGAGGATACTGCGCGGCGGCGTTTCCGCGCCCGAATCGCGCAGCAGGTCGTAGACCTCGTATTCGAAAAGCGTGTTCCGTCCCTCGCCGTGGGCGCGGCGAAAAAGCCGGGTAATGGCGTCGTAGTCGATGCATACCTCGACACTGCCGAAAGCATGATGGGGCACGGGCACCTCAAGCAGCTCCTTGTGTTGACTGTTTCCATCCGATCGAGCCGATCACTCTTCCTCGACGCCGGCATACCGTTCTTCGATGACCTTGATGCCCCCCTCGGAATTGAGCAGGCCAAGCCCCTGGTCAAAACGGGTGCGCAGGTCTTCGTCCCTGAAGGCCACCCGCCTCGGTGCCGGCGGGAAAATGGAATGAAATGCAAGCCGGCTCTCCCCGGGTTTGATCCCGAGCCCCGAGTACCGATTGTTTTTCTTCATCCAGTACAGAAAAATGCGCTTGTCCGATATGACCACGTCCACCCGGCCAGAAAGAAGCATCCTGACCTGCAGGGCCTGATCGGCCAACTCCGAATAACGCGCGTTGGAAGCGGCCATGGCGGCGAAGTCCCGCCCCAGATACTTGGCCGCATTGTTGAACGCGAGCACCCGCTTGTCGGCAAGATCCTCGATGGACATGATGCTGAACCCGTTTTTTTCCAGGCTCACCGCATAGTTGTGAAATATCACCGTGATGGTGGAATAGTAGGCCGGTACGCCGCTGTCCGCAGCCAGATCATACCCGGCATTGGCGGCCACGCAGTCCACGCTGCCCTCGGCAAAGGCCACCGGCAGCCTGAGGTTCGGCAGGTAGATGAACTCCGCCTCGACTCCGACCCGCCCCAGGGCCTCGCGAATGATGTCCACTTCCACCCCGGCGTCTTCACTCCGGATGACGTAGGGAGGAATGGCGAATCCGATCCCCACCCGGATCGACTCGGCCAGGCCGGAAACCGGCGCCGCAAGCGCCCACAGGCAAGCCGCCAGCAGGAACCAGGCACAACGTCTGCAGATCAACACCGAACACCTCCGCACGCCCATCAATACAACCACTGGATGTCCGGCTCCGGGCGGGGCGGAATGGCCCGATAGCGCCGCGCAGGCTTCCCGAGCATGATCGCGCCGTAGACGGCCCCGTCGTCGGGCACGCCAAGGACGGACCGGAGCCCCGAATCATGAGCCGCTGCGGCCATCAGGTAGCCGCACCAGCAACCTCCCAGGCCCACGGCGTTGGCGGCCAGGTCCAGATAGGTGACCGCGATGATCCCGTCCTCCCGGGGGGTGACGCCTGCTTCCGGGCCGTAGGCCACGGCCAGGGCCGGGGCGTTCCGGCAGACCAGGTCCAGTCCGTTGTCCCAGGCGCGGACAATGCCTGCCAGATGGAGCCGGGCGGCCACAGGGCTCTCCCGGTCCACTTCAAACCGCATCCAATTGACAACGGCTCCGGCCAGCTCGGCCACCTTGTCGCGGCTCGTGGCCACCGACCACCGGGTGGGCCGGGCATTGTGCCCTGACGGCGCGTACTCGGTGACGGCCAGGATGCGGGCCAGAACCACTTCGGGCACCGGCTCGTCCTTGAAAAACCGAACGGAACGGCGTCCCTTGAGATACTGCTCGGCCTGCTCCCAGGAGATATTCAGGGACCTGTCCAGGCGCACGCTCTTTGCGGGAAGGCGTTCAAGGGTTATGGCGTCCGAAGGACAGACGGCCACGCAATGCCCGCAGTTCAGGCAATAGGACTGCTTTTTCTCGTGGGGGCCGGGGAGCTCGCCTTCAATGAATTCGATGCACCCGACCGGGCACTCCGCGGCACAGAGGCCGTCACGATTGCATTTGTTCGGATCAATTGTAAAAAGCGGCATGGCACCATTCCGGATAATGGTTTATAATATCAATCAATGTAGCTGATTACGCTTTACAGGTTTTCGGGTCAATGATTTGTGCCGCTCGCGTGCACCGGATACGGGGCCGTTGACCGCCCTGCGGAATTCCCGTATTTCCTGAATCCGTCGGCACTGTCGAATACAAACCGGCCCCATTGCGCCCCTTAGACCATATGTGGTTCGGAAATATAAACGAGGATTTTTCATGAGCACCAAAGGTGACACCCCGGAAAAAGGCAAGGATTTCATCCGCCAGATCATCGACAAGGACATGGCGTCCGGCAAATATGGCGACCGCGTGCACACCAGGTTCCCGCCCGAGCCGAACGGGTACCTGCACATCGGGCACGCCAAATCCATCTGCCTGAATTTCGGTATCGCCCGCGACTATGCGGGCAAGTGCAACCTGCGGTTTGACGACACCAACCCGGTCAAGGAAGAGGTGGAGTACGTGGACTCCATTCGCGAAGACGTCACGTGGCTCGGCTTTGACTGGGACGCCAACCCATTTGCCTCGGACTACTTCGAGAAG belongs to Pseudodesulfovibrio portus and includes:
- a CDS encoding acetate--CoA ligase family protein: MPVPHHAFGSVEVCIDYDAITRLFRRAHGEGRNTLFEYEVYDLLRDSGAETPPRSILLKRGERLEDEQLAGLTGDRAVLKIVSPTIVHKTEVGGVRVVRNSPDAIRSAWRRMLSEVPERYAAYLERQPEATPEAYAGLADEALAAAIAGDIRGVLLVQYMEPDSREFGNELIVGIRKTREFGMIIGSGLGGTDTELYAERFRKGQAVTLSSTAMTDGPSFFELFRDTISYRKLAGLTRGQRRIVTDEQLIECFSSFIDMANHYSPENPDAPFHIEELEINPFAYADYLMVPLDGMCRFSVPGTVPPPRPVEKITSLLHPESIGIIGVSATRENFGRIILRNVLDAGFPADRVRIVKPGETTIDGAACVPDLASLDCTLDLFVVAVGSPQVPGLVDELVERDAARSVMLIPGGMGETEESRERASRVIEKIKAAHAAGTGPVFLGGNCMGVVSRPGRYDTWFIPEEKLPAFTPGGHHRAAFISQSGAFMLTRLSQCPILDPAYMVSMGNQTDLTLGDMVSHFADSDDVDVIAVYAEGFNDVDGLNFCRGVRRAVLAGKEVVFYKAGRTPEGKSATSGHTASLAGDYAVCESCVRQAGAVVAQSFTQFENLFMLAERLHGKVIRGNRLAAMSGAGFEAVGMADSIQSDDYRMELAPLSEATRAALGDLLAAKGLDRLVTVTNPLDITPGADDQVHADVIRILAGEPGVDAVVAGLDPMSPVMRTLADPDTPLNMDDERSIVALLRALLPTLETPVIGVVDGGRQYDPLVDRLKEAGLCVFRTSDQAVAAIAQYIEGRLNAERIRSIK
- a CDS encoding substrate-binding periplasmic protein, whose translation is MLICRRCAWFLLAACLWALAAPVSGLAESIRVGIGFAIPPYVIRSEDAGVEVDIIREALGRVGVEAEFIYLPNLRLPVAFAEGSVDCVAANAGYDLAADSGVPAYYSTITVIFHNYAVSLEKNGFSIMSIEDLADKRVLAFNNAAKYLGRDFAAMAASNARYSELADQALQVRMLLSGRVDVVISDKRIFLYWMKKNNRYSGLGIKPGESRLAFHSIFPPAPRRVAFRDEDLRTRFDQGLGLLNSEGGIKVIEERYAGVEEE
- a CDS encoding nitroreductase family protein — encoded protein: MPLFTIDPNKCNRDGLCAAECPVGCIEFIEGELPGPHEKKQSYCLNCGHCVAVCPSDAITLERLPAKSVRLDRSLNISWEQAEQYLKGRRSVRFFKDEPVPEVVLARILAVTEYAPSGHNARPTRWSVATSRDKVAELAGAVVNWMRFEVDRESPVAARLHLAGIVRAWDNGLDLVCRNAPALAVAYGPEAGVTPREDGIIAVTYLDLAANAVGLGGCWCGYLMAAAAHDSGLRSVLGVPDDGAVYGAIMLGKPARRYRAIPPRPEPDIQWLY